The following coding sequences are from one Deinococcus apachensis DSM 19763 window:
- the gcvH gene encoding glycine cleavage system protein GcvH, with amino-acid sequence MQTPSELKYAPSHEWLAEDGTVGISDFAQDQLGDVVYVELPEVGREVTAGETVAVVESVKTASDIYAPASGTIVAVNDQLSGSPELVNSGPYGDGWLFRLDVTEESGDLMDAEAYNAANS; translated from the coding sequence ATGCAGACTCCCTCCGAACTGAAATACGCCCCCTCCCACGAATGGCTCGCCGAAGACGGCACGGTCGGTATCTCCGATTTCGCGCAGGACCAGCTCGGCGACGTGGTGTACGTCGAACTCCCCGAGGTGGGCCGCGAGGTCACGGCGGGCGAAACGGTCGCCGTGGTCGAGTCGGTCAAGACGGCCTCGGACATCTACGCTCCCGCCAGCGGCACCATCGTGGCCGTGAATGACCAGCTTTCCGGCAGCCCCGAACTTGTCAACAGCGGCCCGTACGGCGACGGCTGGCTCTTCCGGCTGGATGTGACTGAGGAAAGCGGCGACCTGATGGACGCCGAGGCGTACAACGCCGCCAATAGCTGA
- the acs gene encoding acetate--CoA ligase codes for MTDQTLTDHIDAMLHENRVIPPSEEFAARARISREQYDGMYRRSLDDPEGFWGDVAGELAWMKPWDRVLDWQEPHAQWFVGGQTNIAYNALDRNVERGLGDKTAVIWEGEDSTTRTYTYAELLREVKKAANALTSLGVVTGDRVTLYMPLIPEAAVAMLACARIGAVHSVVFGGFSVSALADRINDAQSKVLITADAGQRRGGLVRLKENADQAAQNTPSLEKIVVVCRADCDAPMQEGRDVYWHDVVGAAEGEHEAAALDSEHPLFILYTSGSTGKPKGVQHTTGGYMVGTYLTTGTVFDLRDDDIYWCTADVGWVTGHSYSVYGPLLNGATVLMYEGAPNHPDWGRFWEIVQKHRVTILYTAPTAIRSFMRQGDEIPAKYDLSSLRLLGSVGEPINPEAWMWYYRVIGGERCPVVDTWWQTETGAIMLTTLPGAHPSKPGSAGLPMFGVEPAIMTHAGEELGPDDGGLLVIKRPWPSMLRTVYGDDERYRKSYWGEIPHVYFAGDGARRDADGYVTVVGRVDDVLNVSGHRLGTMEIESALVAHPSIAEAAVVGCPDDVKGECVVAFVLPQVGQTVDPKVVRAHVAKEIGALARPDAIYIADALPKTRSGKIMRRFLRQIAAGKEIQGDTSTLEDPGVLDRLAATEAV; via the coding sequence ATGACCGACCAGACCCTGACCGACCATATCGACGCCATGCTGCACGAGAACCGGGTCATTCCGCCCAGCGAGGAGTTCGCGGCCCGTGCCCGCATCTCGCGCGAGCAGTACGACGGGATGTACCGCCGCAGCCTCGACGACCCCGAGGGCTTCTGGGGGGACGTGGCGGGAGAACTGGCCTGGATGAAGCCCTGGGACCGGGTCCTCGACTGGCAGGAACCCCACGCGCAGTGGTTCGTGGGCGGCCAGACGAACATCGCCTACAACGCGCTCGACCGCAACGTGGAGCGGGGACTGGGTGACAAGACGGCGGTCATCTGGGAGGGAGAGGACAGCACGACTCGCACCTATACCTACGCGGAACTGCTGCGCGAGGTGAAGAAGGCGGCGAACGCGTTGACGTCGCTGGGTGTCGTGACGGGCGACCGGGTGACCCTGTATATGCCGCTGATCCCGGAGGCGGCGGTCGCCATGCTCGCCTGCGCCCGCATCGGCGCTGTCCACAGCGTCGTGTTCGGTGGTTTTTCGGTGAGCGCGCTCGCCGACCGCATCAACGACGCACAGAGCAAGGTCCTGATCACCGCTGACGCGGGGCAGCGCCGGGGTGGGCTGGTGCGGCTGAAGGAGAACGCGGACCAGGCGGCGCAGAACACGCCGAGCCTGGAAAAGATCGTGGTCGTCTGCCGCGCGGACTGCGACGCCCCCATGCAGGAGGGCCGCGACGTGTACTGGCACGACGTGGTGGGCGCGGCGGAGGGGGAGCACGAGGCCGCCGCGCTCGACTCCGAGCACCCCCTCTTCATCCTGTACACCTCGGGAAGCACGGGCAAACCCAAGGGCGTGCAACACACGACCGGCGGCTACATGGTGGGCACGTACCTGACGACCGGGACGGTCTTCGATCTGCGCGACGACGACATCTACTGGTGTACCGCCGACGTGGGCTGGGTGACCGGGCACTCCTACAGCGTGTACGGCCCGCTGCTCAACGGCGCGACCGTCCTGATGTACGAGGGTGCCCCCAACCACCCCGACTGGGGCCGCTTCTGGGAGATCGTGCAGAAGCACCGGGTGACGATCCTCTACACCGCGCCGACCGCCATCCGCTCCTTCATGCGCCAGGGAGACGAGATTCCCGCGAAGTACGACCTGAGCAGCCTGCGCCTGCTGGGCTCGGTGGGCGAGCCGATCAACCCCGAGGCGTGGATGTGGTACTACCGCGTGATCGGCGGCGAGCGTTGCCCGGTGGTGGACACCTGGTGGCAGACCGAGACGGGCGCGATCATGCTGACCACCCTGCCCGGCGCCCACCCCAGCAAGCCCGGCAGCGCGGGCCTGCCCATGTTCGGCGTCGAGCCCGCGATCATGACCCACGCGGGAGAGGAACTTGGCCCCGACGACGGCGGCCTGCTGGTCATCAAGCGGCCCTGGCCCTCCATGCTCCGCACGGTCTACGGCGATGACGAGCGCTACCGCAAGAGCTACTGGGGCGAGATTCCCCACGTATACTTCGCCGGGGACGGCGCCCGCCGCGACGCGGACGGTTACGTGACGGTCGTGGGCCGGGTGGACGACGTGCTCAACGTCTCCGGCCACCGCCTGGGCACGATGGAGATCGAGTCGGCCCTCGTCGCCCACCCCTCCATCGCCGAGGCTGCCGTGGTGGGTTGCCCGGACGACGTGAAGGGCGAGTGCGTGGTCGCCTTCGTGCTGCCGCAGGTCGGGCAGACGGTCGATCCCAAGGTGGTCCGCGCCCACGTCGCCAAGGAGATCGGCGCCCTGGCCCGCCCGGATGCCATCTACATCGCCGACGCGCTGCCCAAGACGCGCAGTGGCAAGATCATGCGCCGCTTCCTGCGCCAGATCGCCGCCGGGAAGGAGATTCAGGGGGACACGAGCACGTTGGAGGACCCTGGCGTGCTGGACCGGCTGGCAGCGACGGAGGCGGTGTAG
- the gcvP gene encoding aminomethyl-transferring glycine dehydrogenase, whose translation MRPLNELMQTDEFTRRHIGPSEAEQAEMLAALGVSSLDELVESTLPESIRFEGELQVGGPVTEAQALADLKAVAAKNKVFRSYIGMGYYGTHVPPVIGRNMLENPGWYTAYTPYQAEISQGRLEMLLNFQQMVMDLTGMPVSNASLLDEATAAAEAMTLAKRQVKSKGHVFYVADDVHPQTLDVVRTRAEYFGYEVVTGPANGELPEGTFAVLAQTPGTYGDLHDLSPIAERIHAAQGALIVATDLLACALVTPPGEQGADIVIGSAQRFGVPMGFGGPHAAFLACRSEYQRSMPGRVIGVSKDARGKTALRMAMQTREQHIRREKATSNICTAQALLANMAAAYAVYHGAEGIRTIAERVQRMTGILAKALTDAGLKPGATFFDTLTFKGDVAEVSPRAEAKGINFRYNGNRIGVSLDETVTVNDLADVIEAITGQAVDVLSLDGSATDGIPADLKRTSKYLAHPVFNTHHSESAMLRYLKTLENRDYSLVHGMIPLGSCTMKLNATAEMIPVTWPEFGSLHPFAPADQTLGYAQMLAELEAWLADITGYDAVSLQPNSGAQGEYAGLLTIRKYHESRGEGHRTVCLIPASAHGTNPASAAMLGMQVVVVKTDANGNIDLDDLKAKAEQHSANLGALMITYPSTHGVYEEHVTEVCEIIHTHGGQVYLDGANMNAMVGLAKPGLIGSDVSHLNLHKTFAIPHGGGGPGMGPIGVKAHLAPFLPNHEVRPVSDSHTGAVSAAPFGSASILPISYLYIRLLGPTGVKKATQVALLNANYIAKRLGGVFPVLYTGRHERVAHECILDIRPLKQASGITEEDIAKRLMDYGFHAPTMSFPVPGTLMIEPTESEPKAELDRFIDAMLNIRREIQEVQDGLLKAEDSPLRHAPHTQDDLMADEWNRVYSRETAAFPTRAQRAWKYWPAVSRVDNVYGDRNFVCSCPPIEEYADFEFSE comes from the coding sequence ATGCGCCCCCTCAACGAACTTATGCAAACTGACGAATTCACCCGCCGCCACATCGGCCCCTCCGAGGCGGAACAGGCCGAGATGCTCGCCGCGCTGGGCGTGTCCAGCCTGGACGAGCTGGTGGAAAGCACCCTCCCCGAGAGCATCCGCTTTGAGGGCGAACTCCAGGTCGGCGGCCCCGTCACCGAGGCGCAGGCCCTTGCGGACCTGAAGGCCGTCGCTGCCAAGAACAAGGTCTTCCGCTCGTACATCGGTATGGGGTACTACGGGACGCACGTGCCCCCGGTCATCGGGCGGAACATGCTGGAAAACCCCGGCTGGTACACGGCGTACACGCCCTATCAGGCCGAGATCAGCCAGGGCCGCCTGGAGATGCTGCTGAACTTCCAGCAGATGGTGATGGACCTGACCGGGATGCCCGTCTCCAACGCCTCCCTGCTGGACGAGGCGACCGCCGCCGCCGAGGCGATGACTCTGGCGAAGCGGCAGGTCAAGAGCAAGGGCCACGTCTTCTACGTGGCGGACGACGTTCACCCCCAGACGCTCGATGTGGTCCGCACCCGCGCTGAGTACTTCGGGTACGAGGTCGTCACCGGCCCCGCGAACGGCGAGCTGCCCGAGGGCACCTTCGCGGTTCTGGCACAGACGCCCGGCACATACGGCGACCTGCACGACCTCTCCCCCATCGCTGAGCGCATCCACGCGGCGCAGGGTGCCCTGATCGTGGCGACGGACCTGCTGGCCTGCGCCCTCGTCACCCCGCCCGGCGAGCAGGGCGCGGACATCGTGATCGGCAGTGCCCAGCGCTTCGGCGTGCCGATGGGCTTCGGCGGGCCGCATGCGGCGTTCCTCGCCTGCCGCAGCGAGTACCAGCGGTCCATGCCGGGCCGCGTGATCGGCGTTTCCAAGGATGCCCGTGGCAAAACCGCCCTGCGGATGGCGATGCAGACTCGCGAGCAGCACATCCGCCGCGAGAAGGCGACCTCCAACATCTGCACCGCGCAGGCGCTGCTGGCGAACATGGCCGCCGCCTATGCCGTGTACCACGGGGCAGAGGGCATTCGGACGATTGCGGAGCGCGTGCAGCGGATGACGGGCATTCTGGCGAAGGCGCTGACGGACGCGGGCCTGAAGCCGGGCGCCACCTTCTTCGACACCCTCACCTTCAAGGGTGACGTGGCCGAAGTCAGCCCCCGCGCCGAGGCGAAGGGCATCAACTTCCGCTACAACGGCAACCGCATTGGCGTCAGCCTGGACGAGACGGTCACGGTGAATGACCTCGCGGACGTGATCGAGGCGATCACCGGGCAGGCCGTGGACGTGCTCTCGCTCGACGGCAGCGCGACGGACGGCATCCCTGCCGACCTCAAGCGCACCTCCAAGTACCTCGCCCACCCCGTCTTCAACACGCACCACAGCGAGAGCGCCATGCTGCGCTACCTCAAGACGCTGGAGAACCGGGACTACAGCCTCGTCCACGGCATGATTCCGCTGGGCTCCTGCACGATGAAGCTGAACGCCACGGCGGAGATGATTCCCGTCACGTGGCCCGAGTTCGGCAGCCTGCACCCCTTCGCGCCCGCCGATCAGACGCTGGGCTACGCGCAGATGCTCGCCGAGCTGGAGGCATGGCTGGCGGACATCACCGGGTATGACGCGGTGTCCTTGCAGCCCAACAGCGGCGCGCAGGGCGAGTACGCGGGCCTGCTGACCATCCGCAAGTACCACGAGAGCCGGGGCGAGGGCCACCGCACCGTCTGCCTGATCCCAGCCAGCGCGCACGGCACCAACCCCGCCAGCGCCGCCATGCTGGGGATGCAGGTCGTCGTCGTGAAGACCGACGCGAACGGCAACATCGACCTGGACGACCTGAAGGCGAAGGCGGAGCAGCACTCCGCCAACCTGGGCGCCCTGATGATCACCTACCCCAGCACCCACGGCGTCTACGAGGAGCACGTCACCGAGGTCTGCGAGATCATCCACACGCACGGCGGGCAGGTGTACCTGGACGGCGCGAACATGAACGCGATGGTGGGTCTCGCCAAGCCCGGGTTGATCGGCAGCGACGTGTCGCACCTCAACCTGCACAAGACCTTCGCCATCCCCCACGGCGGCGGCGGGCCGGGCATGGGTCCCATCGGCGTGAAGGCACACCTCGCACCCTTCCTGCCCAACCATGAGGTGCGGCCTGTCAGCGACAGCCACACCGGGGCGGTCAGCGCGGCGCCCTTCGGCTCGGCGAGCATCCTGCCCATCTCCTACCTGTACATCCGCCTGCTGGGCCCCACCGGGGTGAAGAAGGCCACGCAGGTCGCGCTGCTGAACGCCAACTACATCGCCAAGCGGTTGGGCGGCGTGTTCCCCGTCCTGTACACGGGCCGTCACGAGCGGGTGGCGCACGAGTGCATCCTCGACATCCGGCCCCTCAAGCAGGCCAGCGGCATCACCGAGGAGGACATCGCCAAGCGGCTGATGGACTACGGCTTCCACGCCCCCACCATGAGCTTCCCCGTCCCCGGCACCCTGATGATCGAGCCGACCGAGAGCGAGCCGAAGGCCGAACTCGACCGCTTTATCGACGCAATGCTCAACATCCGCCGCGAGATTCAGGAGGTGCAGGACGGCCTGCTGAAAGCCGAGGACAGCCCGCTCCGGCACGCGCCGCACACCCAGGACGACCTGATGGCGGACGAGTGGAACCGCGTCTACAGCCGCGAGACCGCCGCCTTCCCCACCCGCGCGCAGAGGGCGTGGAAGTACTGGCCCGCCGTGAGCCGGGTGGACAACGTGTACGGGGATAGGAATTTCGTGTGCTCTTGCCCGCCCATCGAGGAGTACGCGGACTTCGAGTTCAGCGAGTAA
- a CDS encoding aminotransferase class I/II-fold pyridoxal phosphate-dependent enzyme, whose amino-acid sequence MWASRRAGAVPGSVFALMDAAKGRARAAGHSVIDLSIGSSDQTPPEPALEALREATRDPETYRYPLFSDTRPLREAAAAYMRRRFGLRLDVDMELLPLIGAQEGLAHLLLAVTDPGDTLLLPDPCYPPYLGAAAVAGLNVVTLPLLPERGFLPDLSAVPDDVQPRVLLLNYPNNPTSAVVDAAFFREAAGWCRARGTLLIHDHPYAELTFGDYRAPSALEAGTEGVVELHSLSKTHHLGGFRVGFAAGDRHAIAALARVKGAVDFHPYLGIQRAAAVALDLPDEVGRAGAHIFEARRDALVPALREIGWEVALPQASMYVWARVPGLTDSVAYTVRAAKTTGVAVSPGRAFGEQGEGFVRFALVQPPEVLAEAARRLATVPVAEEPAPQPALP is encoded by the coding sequence ATGTGGGCCTCCAGACGAGCGGGAGCGGTGCCGGGCAGCGTGTTCGCGCTGATGGACGCGGCGAAAGGGCGGGCGAGGGCGGCGGGGCATAGCGTCATTGACCTCAGCATCGGGTCGAGCGACCAGACCCCCCCGGAACCCGCGTTGGAGGCGCTGCGGGAGGCCACGCGCGACCCTGAGACCTACCGCTACCCCCTCTTCAGCGATACCCGCCCGTTGCGGGAGGCAGCGGCGGCCTACATGAGGCGGCGCTTCGGGCTGAGGCTGGACGTGGACATGGAGCTCCTGCCCCTCATCGGCGCGCAGGAGGGGCTGGCCCACCTGCTGCTGGCCGTCACCGATCCCGGAGACACGCTGCTGCTGCCCGACCCCTGCTACCCGCCCTACCTAGGGGCGGCGGCGGTCGCGGGCCTGAACGTGGTCACGCTGCCCCTCCTCCCCGAGCGCGGCTTTCTGCCCGACCTGAGCGCGGTCCCGGATGACGTTCAGCCCCGAGTCCTGCTCCTAAACTACCCCAACAACCCGACCTCAGCGGTGGTGGACGCGGCGTTTTTCCGGGAGGCCGCCGGGTGGTGCCGGGCGAGGGGCACGCTGCTCATCCACGACCACCCCTACGCCGAGCTGACCTTCGGGGATTATCGAGCGCCGAGCGCGCTGGAGGCTGGGACGGAGGGCGTCGTCGAATTACACTCGCTCTCCAAGACGCACCACCTGGGGGGCTTCCGGGTGGGTTTCGCGGCGGGGGACCGGCACGCCATTGCAGCCCTCGCCCGGGTCAAGGGGGCGGTGGACTTCCACCCCTATCTGGGGATTCAGCGGGCGGCGGCAGTCGCGCTGGACCTCCCGGACGAAGTGGGCCGGGCCGGGGCGCACATTTTCGAGGCCCGCCGTGACGCGCTCGTTCCAGCCCTGCGTGAGATCGGCTGGGAGGTCGCACTTCCCCAGGCGAGCATGTACGTCTGGGCGCGGGTGCCGGGCCTGACGGACAGCGTGGCCTATACGGTACGCGCCGCCAAGACGACGGGAGTGGCGGTCAGTCCCGGCCGCGCCTTCGGTGAGCAGGGTGAGGGATTCGTCCGCTTCGCCCTCGTGCAGCCGCCGGAAGTGCTGGCCGAGGCGGCGCGGCGCCTGGCAACTGTTCCCGTAGCGGAGGAACCGGCGCCTCAGCCCGCCCTGCCGTAA
- a CDS encoding 5-formyltetrahydrofolate cyclo-ligase produces the protein MQPSAAQGKAEWREWARARRREVPDLSAKVAAHLVAFLQARKVRRVLVYRALPGEPDVSALAPHFDLLTTRARFRPAPHLTLHPWETATELSRFGVLQPPADAPRVGLETVDAVLLPALAYDRRGVRLGYGGGFYDRLLPEFTGPTVGVVWDPLVVEELPCETHDLRVGFLATETGVRAIQL, from the coding sequence ATGCAGCCCTCCGCAGCGCAGGGCAAGGCCGAGTGGCGGGAGTGGGCGCGGGCGAGGCGCCGGGAGGTGCCCGACCTCTCGGCGAAGGTCGCCGCCCATCTCGTCGCCTTTCTGCAAGCCCGGAAGGTTCGGCGTGTCCTGGTCTACCGGGCGCTGCCGGGGGAGCCGGACGTGTCCGCCCTCGCCCCCCACTTCGACCTCCTGACCACGCGCGCCCGCTTCCGGCCCGCGCCGCACCTCACCCTGCACCCTTGGGAGACGGCGACGGAGCTCAGCCGCTTCGGAGTGCTGCAACCCCCGGCAGACGCGCCGAGGGTGGGGCTGGAGACGGTGGACGCCGTGCTCCTCCCCGCCCTGGCCTATGACCGCCGGGGCGTGCGGCTGGGCTATGGGGGCGGCTTCTACGACCGGTTGCTGCCGGAATTCACCGGCCCGACCGTTGGCGTGGTCTGGGACCCGCTCGTCGTGGAGGAGTTGCCGTGCGAGACCCACGACCTGCGGGTGGGCTTCCTGGCGACGGAGACGGGCGTGCGGGCCATTCAGCTTTGA
- the dnaG gene encoding DNA primase, whose translation MGTKEDVRARLNIADVIGEHVRLTPAGKGRLKGLCPFHKEKSPSFQVDVEQGYFYCFGCKAGGDVFSFVQRVENLSFGDALRQLAEKAGVQVEAKYGERSSRDLYDVNAFALSYFREHLPGPALDYLRRRGLTDATIEAFELGYAPEGWDGLLKRARARNISERQLLEAGLLIENPESGRVYDRFRARVMFPIRDHLGRLVGFGGRVLDDSKPKYLNTPETDAFRKGELLYGLDKARAGLSSGAELIVVEGYMDVITMHQHGFTGAVASLGTALTAEHATLLERLGASSLVLMFDRDEAGLKATLSGLDQVLGAKFRVRATSVPSGKDPADALLAGDDKGIRQALAGGLDEVKYRVQAAVEAHGLETTEGKRRVLMALLPRMQNLDPLDEGAERMRSLTSELLGIRPEALLEWIGSKAKRRSLTDTHLAGMSAHRAEEDRELALLRQLLVDPTLLAKLDGTMPWRNEAVRKVMLAAQGAQSPDDILEVFRGQPEEQLLIRLMFEGRDTGAISRDTNQLYEQKVNAYAAAAVDDIQVGLSIDSMRAEVDLLKRQVAGAPPAEQIGLLRQIQDLQRAIEAEKRARRGSA comes from the coding sequence GTGGGAACGAAGGAGGATGTGCGTGCGCGCCTGAACATCGCGGACGTCATCGGCGAACACGTGCGCCTCACCCCCGCGGGGAAGGGACGGCTCAAGGGCTTGTGCCCCTTTCACAAGGAGAAGAGCCCCAGCTTTCAGGTAGATGTAGAGCAGGGCTACTTTTACTGCTTCGGCTGCAAGGCGGGCGGCGACGTGTTCTCCTTCGTGCAGCGGGTCGAGAACCTGAGCTTCGGCGACGCCCTGCGCCAGCTCGCGGAAAAGGCGGGCGTGCAGGTCGAGGCGAAGTACGGCGAGCGCAGCAGCCGTGACCTGTACGACGTGAACGCCTTCGCCTTGAGCTATTTCCGGGAGCATCTGCCCGGCCCGGCGCTGGATTACCTGCGGCGGCGGGGCCTGACGGACGCGACCATCGAGGCCTTCGAGCTGGGCTACGCACCGGAAGGCTGGGACGGCCTGCTCAAGCGTGCCCGCGCCCGCAATATCTCCGAGCGGCAACTCCTGGAGGCGGGCCTGCTCATCGAGAATCCCGAGTCAGGCCGGGTGTACGACCGCTTTCGCGCCCGGGTGATGTTCCCTATCCGCGACCACCTGGGGCGGCTGGTGGGCTTCGGGGGCCGGGTGCTGGACGACAGCAAGCCCAAGTACCTCAACACGCCGGAGACCGACGCCTTCAGGAAGGGCGAACTGCTGTACGGGCTCGACAAGGCCCGCGCGGGCCTGAGCAGCGGCGCCGAATTGATCGTGGTCGAGGGGTACATGGACGTGATCACCATGCACCAGCACGGTTTCACGGGGGCGGTGGCGAGCCTGGGGACGGCACTGACGGCTGAACACGCGACCCTCCTCGAACGTCTGGGCGCGAGCAGCCTGGTGCTGATGTTCGACCGCGACGAGGCGGGGCTGAAGGCCACCCTCTCCGGGCTCGATCAGGTGCTGGGCGCCAAGTTCCGCGTCCGGGCGACGAGTGTTCCGAGTGGCAAGGACCCGGCGGACGCGCTGCTGGCCGGGGATGACAAGGGGATTCGCCAGGCGCTCGCGGGCGGGCTGGACGAGGTGAAGTACCGGGTGCAGGCCGCCGTCGAGGCGCACGGCCTGGAGACGACCGAGGGCAAGCGCCGCGTGCTGATGGCCCTGCTTCCCCGCATGCAGAACCTCGACCCCCTGGATGAGGGCGCCGAGCGGATGCGTTCCCTCACCTCCGAACTCCTGGGCATCCGGCCCGAGGCGCTGCTGGAGTGGATCGGCAGCAAGGCCAAACGCCGCAGCCTCACGGACACCCACCTGGCCGGGATGAGTGCCCACCGAGCCGAGGAGGACCGTGAGCTGGCGCTACTACGGCAACTCCTGGTAGACCCGACCCTACTCGCCAAGCTGGACGGCACGATGCCCTGGCGCAACGAGGCGGTCCGCAAGGTGATGCTGGCGGCCCAAGGCGCCCAGAGCCCCGACGATATCCTGGAAGTCTTCCGCGGCCAGCCCGAGGAACAGCTCCTGATCCGCCTGATGTTCGAGGGCCGCGATACCGGGGCCATCTCCCGCGACACCAACCAGCTCTACGAGCAGAAGGTGAACGCCTACGCCGCCGCCGCCGTGGACGACATTCAGGTGGGCCTGAGCATTGACTCCATGCGCGCCGAGGTCGACCTCCTCAAGCGGCAGGTCGCTGGGGCGCCGCCCGCCGAGCAAATCGGCCTGCTGCGGCAGATTCAGGACCTGCAACGGGCCATCGAGGCCGAGAAGCGGGCGCGGCGGGGCAGCGCGTAG
- a CDS encoding 2'-5' RNA ligase family protein, giving the protein MTPSFLLGLLPPADFAARVEAFRERLGLRESAPHVTVKARSGLDADLAWAPLARAALAASSPVTLEVGGARAFRNGSAVYLAVHSPGAVALHVRLLDALEPAERFGYEGPNMTPHLTLALRRRGVNLQTVLEAAQAEFGGLDEKPSTFTCPEVWLMRKPGPGGLYRPEEAWPLGQS; this is encoded by the coding sequence GTGACCCCCTCCTTCCTGCTGGGCCTGTTGCCACCAGCCGACTTCGCGGCCCGGGTAGAGGCTTTTCGGGAGCGGCTGGGCCTGCGGGAGAGTGCCCCCCACGTGACGGTGAAAGCCCGCAGCGGCCTGGACGCTGACCTGGCATGGGCGCCGTTAGCACGCGCTGCTCTCGCGGCCAGTTCCCCCGTCACCCTGGAGGTGGGCGGAGCGCGGGCCTTCCGCAACGGGAGCGCCGTGTATCTCGCGGTTCACTCGCCGGGCGCGGTCGCCCTGCATGTCCGGCTCCTCGACGCCCTGGAACCCGCCGAGCGGTTCGGGTACGAGGGGCCGAACATGACGCCGCACCTCACTTTGGCGCTCAGGCGGCGTGGAGTGAACCTCCAGACTGTGTTGGAAGCGGCGCAGGCCGAGTTCGGCGGTCTGGACGAGAAACCCAGCACCTTCACCTGCCCCGAGGTTTGGCTGATGCGGAAACCTGGCCCCGGAGGACTCTACAGGCCCGAGGAGGCTTGGCCGCTGGGTCAAAGCTGA
- the gcvT gene encoding glycine cleavage system aminomethyltransferase GcvT translates to MTSTPGSTPDVALKRTPLHAAHLRAGARMVPFGGWDMPVQYAGVKAEHEAVRTRAGIFDVSHMGEFRVQGPDAEAFLQRVTTNDVSKLKPGRAQYNWLPNETGGLVDDIYVYRVGSEEFLLVVNASNIEKDWTHLLNQTAGFAVTLADESDRWGLLAVQGPEAETLLQPHVDVDLGAKKKNAFFKANLLGFDVLLARTGYTGEDGFEVFVKTDEAESLWDRLLAVGLTPAGLGARDTLRLEAGFPLYGHEFADDLHPLASTYTWVVKDKEHVGRAGIQAAPPVKLIGLALDRVPVREGYPVLLNGERVGQVTSGTSSPTLGHPIAMALVRADAASADAYEVEVRGKAHPARRLELPFYKR, encoded by the coding sequence GTGACCAGCACTCCTGGCAGTACTCCTGACGTGGCGCTGAAGCGGACGCCCCTCCACGCCGCGCACCTGCGTGCGGGGGCCCGTATGGTGCCCTTCGGCGGGTGGGACATGCCCGTGCAGTACGCGGGCGTCAAGGCCGAACACGAGGCGGTGCGGACCCGCGCGGGAATCTTCGACGTTTCGCACATGGGCGAGTTCCGCGTTCAGGGGCCGGACGCCGAGGCTTTCCTCCAGCGCGTGACCACGAACGACGTGAGCAAGCTCAAGCCCGGCCGCGCCCAGTACAACTGGCTGCCGAACGAGACGGGCGGCCTGGTGGACGATATTTACGTGTACCGGGTCGGGTCAGAGGAATTCCTCCTCGTCGTCAATGCCTCCAACATCGAGAAGGACTGGACGCACCTCCTGAACCAGACTGCGGGCTTCGCCGTGACGCTGGCCGACGAGAGCGACCGCTGGGGCCTCCTGGCCGTCCAGGGTCCCGAGGCCGAGACCCTGCTGCAACCGCACGTGGACGTGGATCTGGGCGCGAAGAAGAAGAACGCCTTCTTCAAGGCCAATCTGCTCGGTTTCGATGTGCTGCTCGCCCGCACAGGCTACACGGGCGAGGACGGCTTCGAGGTCTTCGTGAAGACCGACGAGGCCGAATCTCTCTGGGACCGCCTGCTTGCGGTGGGGCTGACCCCGGCGGGGCTGGGCGCGCGGGACACCCTGCGGCTGGAGGCGGGCTTCCCCCTCTACGGCCACGAGTTCGCCGACGACCTCCACCCCCTCGCCAGCACGTACACCTGGGTCGTGAAGGACAAGGAGCATGTGGGCCGCGCGGGAATTCAAGCCGCGCCGCCCGTCAAGCTGATCGGCCTGGCGCTCGACCGGGTGCCGGTGCGCGAGGGCTACCCCGTGCTGCTCAACGGCGAACGGGTCGGTCAGGTCACGAGTGGCACGAGCAGCCCGACCCTGGGCCACCCGATTGCGATGGCGCTTGTCCGGGCCGATGCCGCCTCCGCCGACGCCTACGAGGTCGAGGTGCGCGGCAAGGCGCATCCGGCGCGGCGACTGGAGTTGCCCTTCTACAAGAGGTGA